The following coding sequences are from one Deinococcus aerius window:
- a CDS encoding TetR/AcrR family transcriptional regulator yields MPGQGDTLQQILDVAQELVQERGFNAVSYADISRRLGIRNASIHYHFPGKADLGVALVRRYRQRLERDLEAISQATDSAPERLDRYLTAYRTVVHEDGRICLCTVLAGDYNTLPEAMRQEVRAFFDLNEGWLTEVFARGRSQGELTFAGTPREAASAFLAALEGAMLLARSYQDVRRFEAIGRRAVEGVRAD; encoded by the coding sequence ATGCCGGGGCAGGGGGACACCCTTCAGCAGATTCTGGACGTGGCGCAGGAACTCGTTCAGGAGCGGGGGTTCAACGCGGTGAGCTACGCGGACATCAGCCGCCGCCTCGGCATTCGCAACGCCAGCATCCACTACCACTTTCCCGGCAAGGCCGACCTCGGCGTGGCCCTGGTGCGGCGCTACCGGCAGCGGCTGGAACGCGACCTGGAGGCCATCAGCCAGGCCACCGACTCGGCACCCGAACGGCTGGACCGCTACCTGACGGCCTACCGAACGGTGGTCCACGAGGATGGCCGCATCTGCCTATGTACGGTCCTCGCCGGGGACTACAACACGCTGCCGGAGGCGATGCGACAGGAAGTCCGCGCCTTCTTCGACCTCAACGAGGGCTGGCTCACGGAGGTGTTCGCCCGGGGACGTTCTCAGGGTGAACTGACGTTCGCGGGCACTCCCCGCGAGGCGGCCTCCGCCTTCCTGGCCGCGCTGGAGGGCGCGATGCTCCTCGCCCGCTCGTATCAGGATGTCCGGCGCTTCGAGGCCATCGGCCGCCGCGCCGTCGAGGGGGTGCGCGCCGACTGA
- the guaD gene encoding guanine deaminase: protein MKLYRAALMHTPGSPFAVPDALQTHDDGGLLVEEGRILACGSYPDLRAAWPGAEVVDLRGGVLLPGFIDTHVHYPQVRVLGGLGMGLLEWLDKNTLPEEARLADDTYARAVAREFLAALASNGTTTALVFGSHYASAMDVFFGEAGASGLRVVAGQVVSDRMLRPELHTTPERTYTEGRALIERWHGVGRSLYAVTPRFSLSASEGILDACASLLREFPDVRFTSHINESPREIETVRRLFPEARDYLDTYERAGLVTRHSVFAHNVHPSNRELGVMAEHRCTAAHCPCSNSSLGSGLFPLRRHLQAGVHVSLGTDVGGGTGFSMLKEGLQAYFMQQLLGAEGEPLGPAHLLYLATRAGAEALGLADLTGDFGGGKAFDAVYLRPPPGTTLDTVLRHAEDPGRVLADLFTLGTQADVAQVWVGGDVVYQRAAASLEVSV from the coding sequence ATGAAGCTCTACCGCGCCGCCCTGATGCACACCCCTGGCAGCCCCTTTGCCGTTCCCGACGCCCTCCAGACGCACGACGACGGCGGCCTGCTGGTGGAGGAGGGCCGCATCCTGGCCTGCGGCAGCTACCCGGACCTCCGCGCCGCCTGGCCCGGGGCCGAGGTCGTGGACCTGCGCGGCGGGGTCCTGCTTCCCGGCTTTATCGATACCCACGTGCATTACCCCCAGGTGCGGGTGCTGGGCGGGCTGGGGATGGGCCTGCTGGAATGGCTGGACAAGAACACGCTCCCCGAGGAGGCCCGGCTGGCGGACGATACTTACGCCCGCGCCGTGGCCCGCGAGTTCCTGGCCGCCCTCGCCTCGAACGGCACCACGACCGCGCTCGTCTTCGGCAGTCACTACGCCTCGGCGATGGACGTGTTCTTCGGCGAGGCGGGGGCGAGTGGCCTGCGGGTGGTCGCCGGGCAGGTCGTCTCCGACCGGATGCTGCGCCCCGAACTGCACACGACGCCGGAGAGGACCTACACCGAGGGGAGGGCGCTGATCGAGCGGTGGCACGGCGTCGGACGCAGCCTCTACGCCGTCACCCCGCGCTTCTCACTCTCCGCCAGCGAGGGCATCCTCGACGCCTGCGCCTCGCTTCTCCGCGAGTTCCCCGACGTGCGCTTCACCTCCCACATCAACGAGAGCCCGCGCGAGATCGAGACGGTGCGCCGCCTCTTCCCCGAAGCCCGCGACTACCTCGACACCTACGAGCGGGCGGGGCTGGTCACACGGCATAGCGTGTTCGCCCACAACGTCCACCCGTCGAACCGCGAACTCGGCGTGATGGCCGAGCACCGCTGCACCGCCGCCCACTGCCCGTGCAGCAACTCGTCGCTGGGGAGCGGCCTCTTCCCGCTGCGCCGCCACCTTCAGGCGGGCGTCCACGTCTCGCTGGGCACGGATGTCGGCGGCGGCACCGGCTTTTCCATGCTGAAGGAGGGCCTCCAGGCGTACTTCATGCAGCAGCTCCTGGGCGCGGAGGGGGAGCCGCTCGGCCCCGCCCACCTCCTCTACCTGGCGACCCGCGCGGGGGCGGAGGCCCTCGGGCTCGCCGACCTGACCGGCGACTTCGGGGGGGGCAAGGCCTTCGACGCCGTGTACCTGCGCCCGCCCCCCGGCACCACCCTCGACACTGTGCTGCGCCACGCGGAGGACCCGGGGCGTGTCCTCGCCGACCTCTTCACACTGGGCACCCAGGCCGACGTGGCGCAGGTCTGGGTGGGCGGCGACGTGGTGTACCAGAGGGCAGCCGCTTCCCTGGAGGTGAGCGTGTGA
- a CDS encoding xanthine dehydrogenase small subunit: MNSITLIVNGVPCEAHDVRPHTTLLNWLRDQGLTGSKEGCAEGECGACAVLVARPAEDGGTRLESVNACLVMLAALNGGEVVTAEGLGSPGNLHPVQRELAVRGGSQCGYCTPGFVVSMAAEYYREDRRASDFDIHALSGNLCRCTGYRPIVDAALALGGPAQEDPFARRREQPAPAPQPTHLQTPDGEFHRPTTLAEAVDLLAANSGAVLLAGGTDWGVDVNLRHSRAAVTIALDGLPELRTLNWADDHLEIGAGLTLSEIERRLAGRVPLLAEWLPLFASRLIRNSATLGGNLGTASPIGDSPPVLLALDARVVLASNAGEREVPLSDYFTGYRRTVRRGDELIRAVRIPLPLAPITGFYKIAKRRFDDISSVAVGIALELDGEVVRSVRIGLGGVAATPIRAYATEEALTGQPWTERTVREAARVLRGEGTPLDDHRASAAYRAAMLEQALLKFYFEKTGQEVTV; encoded by the coding sequence ATGAACAGCATCACCCTGATTGTGAACGGCGTGCCGTGCGAGGCGCACGACGTGCGGCCCCACACCACCCTCCTGAACTGGCTGCGCGACCAGGGCCTGACCGGCAGCAAGGAGGGCTGCGCCGAGGGCGAATGTGGGGCCTGCGCCGTGCTCGTCGCCCGCCCCGCCGAGGACGGTGGCACCCGGCTGGAGTCCGTCAACGCCTGTCTGGTCATGCTCGCCGCCCTGAATGGGGGAGAGGTCGTCACCGCCGAGGGGCTGGGTTCCCCGGGGAACCTCCACCCCGTTCAGCGCGAACTCGCCGTGCGCGGCGGCTCCCAGTGCGGCTACTGCACCCCCGGCTTCGTGGTCAGCATGGCCGCCGAGTATTACCGGGAGGACCGGCGCGCTTCAGACTTCGACATCCACGCCCTGAGCGGGAATCTCTGCCGCTGCACGGGTTATCGCCCCATCGTGGACGCGGCGCTCGCGCTGGGTGGCCCGGCCCAGGAGGACCCCTTCGCCCGGCGACGGGAGCAGCCCGCACCCGCCCCGCAGCCCACGCACCTTCAGACCCCGGACGGCGAATTTCACCGGCCCACCACGCTCGCTGAAGCTGTCGATCTGCTCGCCGCCAACTCCGGGGCCGTGTTGCTCGCGGGGGGCACCGACTGGGGCGTGGACGTGAACCTGCGCCACTCGCGGGCCGCCGTCACGATCGCTCTGGACGGCCTGCCCGAACTGCGGACGCTGAACTGGGCGGACGACCACCTGGAGATCGGCGCGGGCCTGACCCTCTCCGAGATCGAGCGGCGGCTGGCGGGCCGGGTGCCATTGCTGGCGGAGTGGCTGCCCCTCTTCGCCTCGCGGCTGATCCGCAACAGCGCCACGCTGGGGGGCAACCTGGGCACGGCCAGCCCCATCGGGGACAGCCCGCCCGTGCTGCTCGCGCTGGACGCGCGGGTGGTGCTGGCCTCCAACGCGGGCGAGCGCGAGGTGCCGCTCTCGGACTACTTCACCGGCTACCGCCGGACGGTGCGCCGGGGGGACGAACTCATCCGCGCGGTACGAATCCCGCTGCCCCTCGCCCCTATCACCGGCTTCTACAAGATCGCCAAGCGCCGCTTCGACGACATCTCCAGTGTGGCGGTCGGGATCGCGCTGGAACTGGATGGGGAGGTGGTGCGCTCGGTCCGCATCGGGTTGGGGGGCGTCGCGGCCACACCGATCCGGGCCTATGCCACCGAGGAAGCTCTCACCGGCCAGCCCTGGACCGAGCGCACCGTCCGCGAGGCGGCCCGGGTGCTGCGCGGGGAGGGGACGCCGCTGGACGATCACCGGGCCTCGGCGGCCTACCGCGCGGCGATGCTGGAACAGGCCCTGCTGAAGTTCTACTTCGAGAAGACCGGCCAGGAGGTGACCGTATGA
- a CDS encoding SDR family NAD(P)-dependent oxidoreductase, which yields MRPYTFAGGTAVVTGAASGIGRALASGLASRGSHLALIDRDEEGLRTLVARLRPQHPELRVSVHPFDLSRTAEIPDLAGAVLREHPRVTLLINNAGVALGGAFTQVSAEDFDWVMDVNFRAVVALTRAFLPALRSELDSHLVNVSSLFGLVGPPGQSAYSSSKFAVRGFTEVLRHELGPLGVGVTAVHPGGVRTNIARNARVGSGVSASEAQAGQRQFERLLRLEPARAAEIILGGVERRQPRVLVGDDARVLDLLARLLPGSYGRVMGALLHLAGEGR from the coding sequence GTGCGGCCCTACACCTTCGCGGGCGGCACGGCGGTCGTCACGGGAGCGGCGAGCGGGATCGGGCGGGCCCTCGCCTCCGGCCTGGCCTCGCGCGGCAGCCACCTCGCGCTGATCGACCGCGACGAGGAGGGGCTGCGGACGCTGGTGGCCCGGCTGCGACCACAGCACCCGGAGTTGAGGGTCAGCGTCCACCCCTTCGACCTGTCCCGGACGGCGGAGATTCCCGATCTGGCCGGCGCCGTGCTGCGGGAACATCCCCGGGTCACGCTCCTCATCAACAACGCGGGCGTGGCGCTGGGCGGCGCCTTTACCCAGGTCAGCGCCGAGGACTTCGACTGGGTGATGGACGTGAACTTTCGGGCGGTCGTCGCCCTGACCCGGGCGTTTCTGCCCGCGCTGCGCTCGGAACTGGACTCGCACCTGGTCAATGTCTCCAGCCTGTTCGGGCTCGTCGGCCCGCCGGGGCAGAGCGCGTACTCGTCGAGCAAGTTCGCCGTGCGCGGCTTCACCGAGGTGCTGCGCCACGAGCTTGGGCCGCTGGGGGTGGGCGTGACCGCCGTGCATCCGGGCGGGGTGAGGACGAACATCGCCCGCAACGCCCGGGTGGGGAGCGGGGTCAGCGCCAGCGAGGCGCAGGCGGGCCAGCGGCAGTTCGAGCGCCTCCTGCGGCTGGAGCCCGCCCGGGCCGCCGAGATCATCCTGGGGGGCGTCGAGCGCCGCCAGCCCCGCGTCCTCGTGGGCGACGACGCCCGGGTACTCGACCTGCTCGCGCGGCTGCTGCCGGGCTCATACGGGCGGGTGATGGGGGCGCTGCTGCACTTGGCCGGGGAGGGCCGGTAG
- a CDS encoding flavin-containing monooxygenase yields MTTHHQIAIIGSGFAGLGMAAQLRRHGMEGFVIFERAGEVGGTWRDNTYPGCACDVKSDLYSFSFAPNPEWGHRYARQPEILEYLRRTADEFGLRPHIRFHHEVERAEWDDAEGLWRIRTSGGPDGDNTFTTRVLISGHGPLVEPKWPVIPGLESFSGPRFHSARWDHSVDLRGKRVAVIGTGASAVQFVPEVQKQAARLTVFQRSAPWIMPRMDEPTTERRRALFRRYPALQRLSRQWIFGRAEFNFLSFSNPRMGRMAEEVARKHLEAQVPDLALRAKLTPDYRLGCKRVLVSDDYYPALTQPNAEVVTEPICEVRGSRLVTADGAEREFDVLIGGTGFNAARPAIARVIHGRDGHPLAGVWQPHSEALHGTTVAGFPNLFLIVGPNTGLGHNSMVYIMEAQIGYILRALEHLEAGHLLSLEPRPEAQAAYNGAIQAKLRESVWMRGGCTSWYIDEGGRNTSLWPERAASFRRTLAHFDPSLYRARLSPRPLAPFRAASPRSA; encoded by the coding sequence TTGACGACCCACCACCAGATCGCCATCATCGGCAGCGGCTTCGCGGGGCTGGGGATGGCGGCCCAGCTCCGGCGGCACGGAATGGAGGGCTTCGTGATCTTCGAGCGGGCCGGGGAGGTCGGCGGCACCTGGCGCGACAACACCTACCCCGGCTGCGCCTGCGACGTGAAGAGTGACCTCTACTCCTTCTCCTTCGCGCCCAACCCCGAGTGGGGGCACCGCTACGCCCGCCAGCCCGAGATCCTGGAGTACCTGCGCCGCACCGCCGACGAGTTCGGCCTCCGCCCCCACATCCGTTTTCACCACGAGGTCGAGCGGGCCGAGTGGGACGACGCGGAGGGGCTCTGGCGGATTCGCACGAGCGGCGGCCCCGACGGAGACAACACCTTCACCACCCGCGTCCTGATCTCCGGGCACGGTCCCCTGGTCGAGCCGAAGTGGCCCGTGATTCCCGGCCTGGAGAGCTTCAGCGGCCCCCGCTTCCACTCGGCCCGCTGGGACCACTCGGTGGACCTGCGCGGAAAGCGCGTGGCGGTGATCGGCACCGGGGCCTCCGCCGTCCAGTTCGTCCCGGAGGTGCAGAAACAGGCGGCGCGGCTCACGGTGTTCCAGCGGTCGGCCCCCTGGATCATGCCCCGGATGGACGAGCCCACCACGGAGCGCCGCCGCGCCCTCTTCCGCCGCTACCCGGCCCTGCAACGCCTCTCGCGGCAGTGGATCTTCGGGCGGGCCGAGTTCAACTTCCTGTCCTTTTCCAACCCCCGCATGGGGCGGATGGCGGAGGAGGTCGCGCGCAAGCACCTGGAGGCGCAGGTCCCCGACCTCGCGCTGCGGGCCAAGCTGACGCCCGACTACCGGCTGGGGTGCAAGCGCGTCCTGGTCTCGGACGACTACTACCCGGCCCTGACGCAGCCCAACGCGGAGGTCGTCACTGAGCCCATCTGCGAGGTGCGCGGCTCCCGCCTCGTGACGGCGGACGGCGCCGAGCGGGAGTTCGACGTGCTCATCGGGGGAACGGGCTTCAACGCGGCGCGGCCCGCCATCGCGCGGGTGATCCACGGGCGGGACGGGCACCCCCTCGCCGGGGTCTGGCAGCCGCACTCGGAGGCGCTCCACGGGACGACCGTGGCGGGCTTTCCCAACCTCTTCCTGATCGTGGGGCCGAATACGGGACTCGGCCACAACAGCATGGTGTACATCATGGAGGCGCAGATCGGGTACATCCTGCGCGCGCTGGAGCATCTGGAGGCGGGGCACCTGCTCTCGCTCGAACCCCGCCCCGAGGCGCAGGCCGCCTACAACGGGGCGATTCAGGCCAAGCTGCGGGAGAGCGTCTGGATGCGGGGCGGCTGCACGAGCTGGTACATCGACGAGGGGGGGCGCAACACCTCGCTCTGGCCCGAGCGGGCGGCGAGCTTCCGGCGCACCCTGGCCCACTTCGACCCCTCGCTCTACCGCGCCCGGCTGAGCCCCCGGCCCCTCGCGCCCTTCCGGGCCGCGTCCCCCCGGAGCGCCTGA
- the xdhC gene encoding xanthine dehydrogenase accessory protein XdhC gives MSWLKAVQTLSERGEPGVLVTVAAVRGHAPREAGAKMVVGLRATWDTVGGGNLEATAVERARALLACGATTPELLTLRLTDRAPNEYGRQCCGGEVTLLLEPLKTVRPALAIFGVGHVGLELARILSRLEVELHLIDSRAAQLAPERLAPLQDSPARLHIHHAPIPEMVLADLPPGAHFVILTHDHAEDAALCDAALRRPDLGFIGLIGSRVKWARFREQLLSLGHTETDLARITTPVGLPALRGKTPAVIALGVAAQLQTVLEAAEPAPFVVAPQRTP, from the coding sequence ATGTCCTGGCTTAAGGCGGTGCAAACCCTCTCCGAACGGGGCGAGCCGGGCGTCCTCGTCACTGTCGCGGCGGTGCGGGGCCATGCCCCCCGCGAGGCGGGCGCGAAGATGGTCGTCGGCCTGAGGGCGACCTGGGACACCGTGGGCGGCGGCAACCTGGAGGCGACCGCCGTGGAACGGGCCCGCGCCCTGCTCGCCTGCGGGGCGACCACGCCCGAACTCCTCACCCTGCGCCTGACCGACCGGGCGCCGAACGAGTACGGGCGGCAGTGCTGCGGCGGCGAGGTCACGCTTCTCCTCGAACCGCTGAAGACGGTGCGGCCCGCGCTCGCCATCTTCGGAGTGGGGCACGTGGGCCTGGAACTCGCGCGCATCCTCTCCCGGCTGGAGGTGGAGTTGCACCTGATCGACTCGCGGGCAGCCCAACTGGCCCCCGAACGGCTGGCCCCCTTGCAGGACAGCCCCGCCCGCCTCCACATCCACCACGCCCCGATTCCCGAGATGGTCCTGGCCGACCTGCCCCCCGGCGCCCACTTCGTCATCCTGACCCACGACCACGCCGAGGACGCGGCCCTGTGCGACGCGGCCCTGCGCCGACCGGACCTCGGCTTCATCGGACTGATCGGGTCCAGGGTCAAGTGGGCCCGTTTCCGCGAGCAACTTCTTTCACTGGGCCACACTGAAACCGACCTCGCCCGCATCACCACGCCGGTCGGCCTGCCTGCCCTTCGCGGCAAGACCCCGGCGGTGATCGCCCTGGGGGTGGCCGCGCAGCTTCAGACCGTGCTGGAAGCCGCCGAACCCGCCCCCTTCGTTGTCGCCCCCCAGAGGACCCCATGA
- the xdhB gene encoding xanthine dehydrogenase molybdopterin binding subunit, with protein sequence MTSLYERPPGGAVGEAIPHESAEAHVTGHALYTDDLGVRLQNLLHAWPLQAPHAHARVTRLHITPALEVPGVVRVLTAADVPGLNDAGVKHDEPLFPTEVMYYGHAVCWVLADSIEAARLGAQMIEVEYEPLPALLTLQEAIEAESFQGAQSTVHRGDVEHGFAQAAHVFGGEFEFGGQEHFYLETNAALAQVDEWGQVFVQSSTQHPTETQEIVAHVLGLASNEVTVQCLRMGGGFGGKEMQPHGYAAIAALGAVLTGRPVRLRLNRQQDLTLTGKRHPFHASWKVGFDADGHLLALQATLTSDGGWSLDLSEPVMARALCHIDNAYFIPHVEVHGRIAKTNKTSQTAFRGFGGPQGMLVIEDILGRCAPLLGLEPHELRARNFYQPGESTPYGQPVRHAERLHEVWGTLLGRSDFTARQAEVRAFNASHPHVKRGLAITPVKFGISFNFTAYNQAGALVHVYKDGSVLINHGGTEMGQGLHTKMLQVAATALGVPLSCVRLAPTRTDKVPNTSATAASSGADLNGGAIKDACEQIKARLASVAAGSLAAQAAKVSALGVNPGDVRFENGRVFPVGHPELGMDFRQVVHDAYHLRTQLWAAGYYRTPGLHWDRVAMRGEPFKYFSYGAAVSEVEVDGFTGAYRLRRVDILHDVGDSLSPLIDIGQVEGGFVQGAGWLTLEDLRWDTGGGPYRGRLATQAASTYKLPSLSEVPDVFNVALLERATESGVVYGSKAVGEPPLMLAISVREALRQAAAAFGPEGSSTLLASPATPEAVFWALDAARQASARTEVAAD encoded by the coding sequence ATGACCAGCCTGTACGAGAGGCCCCCGGGCGGCGCGGTGGGCGAGGCCATTCCCCACGAGAGCGCCGAGGCGCACGTCACGGGGCACGCGCTGTACACCGACGACCTGGGAGTGCGGCTCCAGAACCTCCTCCACGCCTGGCCGCTCCAGGCGCCGCACGCGCACGCCCGCGTGACCCGGCTGCATATCACGCCCGCGCTGGAGGTGCCCGGCGTGGTGCGGGTCCTCACCGCCGCCGACGTGCCCGGCCTGAACGACGCGGGCGTGAAGCACGACGAGCCGCTGTTCCCGACCGAGGTGATGTACTACGGGCACGCGGTCTGCTGGGTCCTCGCGGACAGCATCGAGGCGGCGCGGCTGGGCGCCCAGATGATCGAGGTCGAGTACGAGCCGCTGCCCGCCCTCCTGACCCTTCAGGAAGCCATCGAGGCTGAGTCCTTCCAGGGGGCGCAGTCCACCGTCCACCGGGGCGACGTGGAGCACGGCTTCGCGCAGGCTGCCCACGTCTTCGGGGGAGAGTTCGAGTTCGGCGGCCAGGAGCACTTTTACCTGGAGACGAACGCCGCGCTCGCGCAGGTGGACGAGTGGGGGCAGGTCTTCGTCCAGTCGAGCACCCAGCATCCCACCGAGACGCAGGAGATCGTGGCGCACGTCCTCGGGCTTGCCAGCAACGAAGTCACCGTCCAGTGTCTGCGGATGGGTGGCGGCTTCGGCGGCAAGGAGATGCAGCCCCACGGGTACGCGGCGATTGCGGCCCTCGGCGCCGTGCTCACGGGCCGCCCCGTCCGGCTGCGGCTGAACCGTCAGCAGGACCTCACCCTGACGGGCAAGCGCCATCCCTTCCACGCGAGTTGGAAAGTCGGCTTCGACGCGGACGGGCACCTGCTCGCCCTCCAGGCCACCCTGACCTCGGACGGCGGCTGGAGCCTCGACCTCTCCGAGCCGGTGATGGCGCGGGCGCTGTGCCACATTGACAACGCCTACTTCATTCCGCACGTCGAGGTCCACGGGCGGATTGCCAAGACGAACAAGACCTCCCAGACGGCCTTCCGGGGCTTCGGCGGCCCGCAGGGAATGCTCGTCATCGAGGACATCCTGGGCCGCTGCGCGCCGCTGCTCGGCCTGGAGCCGCATGAGTTGCGGGCGCGCAACTTCTATCAGCCCGGCGAGAGTACCCCCTACGGCCAGCCCGTCCGCCACGCCGAGCGGCTGCATGAGGTGTGGGGAACGCTCCTCGGGCGGTCCGACTTCACGGCGCGCCAGGCGGAGGTGCGCGCCTTCAACGCCTCGCACCCGCACGTCAAACGCGGTCTGGCGATCACCCCCGTCAAGTTCGGCATCTCCTTCAACTTCACGGCGTACAACCAGGCGGGCGCCCTCGTCCACGTGTACAAGGACGGCTCGGTGCTCATCAACCACGGCGGGACCGAGATGGGGCAGGGGCTCCATACCAAGATGCTGCAAGTCGCGGCGACGGCCCTCGGCGTCCCCCTCTCCTGCGTCCGCCTCGCCCCCACCCGCACGGACAAGGTGCCGAACACCTCCGCGACGGCGGCCTCCAGCGGCGCGGACCTGAACGGCGGGGCGATCAAGGACGCCTGCGAGCAGATCAAGGCGCGGCTGGCGTCAGTGGCGGCGGGATCGCTCGCGGCGCAGGCGGCGAAGGTGAGCGCGCTGGGGGTCAACCCGGGCGACGTGCGCTTCGAGAACGGGCGCGTCTTCCCGGTCGGGCACCCGGAGCTGGGGATGGACTTCCGCCAGGTCGTCCACGACGCCTATCACCTGCGGACCCAACTGTGGGCGGCGGGGTACTACCGCACCCCCGGCCTCCACTGGGACCGCGTGGCGATGCGGGGCGAGCCCTTCAAGTACTTCTCCTACGGCGCCGCCGTCAGCGAGGTCGAGGTGGACGGCTTCACCGGGGCTTACCGCCTGCGCCGGGTGGACATCCTGCATGACGTGGGGGACAGCCTCTCGCCCCTGATTGACATCGGGCAGGTGGAGGGGGGCTTTGTGCAGGGGGCCGGGTGGCTCACCCTGGAGGACCTGCGCTGGGACACCGGAGGCGGGCCGTACCGGGGCCGCCTCGCCACCCAGGCCGCGAGCACCTACAAGCTCCCCAGCCTCTCCGAGGTGCCGGACGTGTTCAACGTGGCGCTGCTGGAACGGGCCACCGAGAGCGGTGTCGTGTACGGCTCCAAGGCGGTCGGCGAGCCCCCCCTGATGCTGGCGATCAGTGTGCGCGAGGCGTTGCGGCAGGCAGCGGCGGCGTTTGGCCCCGAGGGGAGCTCCACCCTCCTCGCCAGCCCGGCCACACCGGAAGCGGTGTTCTGGGCACTCGACGCGGCCCGGCAGGCGAGCGCCCGAACTGAAGTCGCGGCGGATTAG
- a CDS encoding NCS2 family permease — protein sequence MSDASTPVAPAVPRSGLDRYFGVSAQGSTVSREVRAGLTTFLTMSYILFVNPQVLGTAIKVPNAFVQLLMTTAIAAAFGSLVMGLVARYPFAQAPGMGLNAFFAFTVVQGLGIPWQTALGAVFISGVLFVLLSVLGARQAIVQAIPNSLKFAITGGIGAFLAFLGLKNAGIVVSNPATLVGLGSLTAAPVWIALVGLILAAVLMSRRVTGAILWSILATSILAMLTRAPVYAGGANGGLRPFPGFEGSFLGIFGAPVWPSGLVGQLDIAGALGLGLLSVVFTFFFVDFFDATGTLTGLAQRAGFLDASGNMPRARRLFAMDGLAAMFGAFMGTSTTTAYVESASGIGEGGRTGLTAVTVGVLFLLAMFLWPLAAAIPGAATAPALIVVGALMMEGVRHVDWDDISDGLPAFLTIIAMPLTFSIANGVSLGVISYAAIKLLSGRGRQVSPILYGVAALLLARYLWLME from the coding sequence ATGTCCGATGCCTCCACCCCCGTCGCCCCCGCTGTTCCCCGTTCCGGTCTCGACCGCTACTTCGGCGTGAGCGCGCAGGGCTCGACCGTCTCCCGCGAGGTGCGGGCGGGCCTCACGACCTTTCTCACGATGAGTTACATCCTCTTCGTGAACCCGCAGGTGCTGGGTACGGCGATCAAGGTGCCCAACGCCTTCGTGCAACTGCTGATGACGACCGCCATCGCCGCCGCCTTCGGCTCGCTGGTGATGGGCCTGGTCGCCCGGTACCCCTTCGCGCAGGCGCCCGGCATGGGCCTGAACGCCTTTTTCGCCTTCACGGTCGTGCAGGGGCTGGGCATTCCCTGGCAGACGGCGCTGGGGGCAGTGTTCATCAGCGGCGTCCTGTTCGTGCTGCTCAGCGTCCTCGGCGCCCGGCAGGCCATCGTGCAGGCCATTCCGAACTCGCTGAAGTTTGCCATCACGGGCGGCATCGGGGCCTTCCTGGCCTTCCTGGGGCTGAAGAACGCCGGGATCGTGGTCAGCAACCCGGCCACGCTGGTGGGTCTGGGCTCGCTGACCGCCGCGCCCGTGTGGATCGCGCTGGTCGGCCTGATCCTCGCCGCCGTCCTGATGAGCCGCCGGGTAACCGGGGCCATTCTGTGGAGCATCCTCGCCACCAGCATCCTCGCCATGCTCACCCGCGCGCCCGTGTATGCGGGCGGGGCGAACGGGGGCCTGCGCCCCTTCCCCGGCTTCGAGGGGTCGTTTCTGGGTATCTTCGGCGCGCCGGTCTGGCCCTCCGGGCTCGTGGGGCAGCTCGACATCGCCGGGGCGCTGGGCCTGGGCCTGCTGAGCGTGGTCTTCACCTTCTTCTTCGTGGACTTCTTCGACGCGACGGGCACCCTGACAGGCCTCGCGCAGCGGGCGGGCTTCCTCGACGCGAGCGGCAACATGCCCCGCGCCCGGCGCCTCTTCGCCATGGACGGGCTGGCGGCCATGTTCGGCGCCTTCATGGGCACCTCGACGACCACCGCCTACGTCGAGTCCGCCTCCGGCATCGGGGAGGGGGGGCGCACCGGCCTCACCGCCGTCACGGTCGGCGTGCTGTTCCTGCTCGCCATGTTCCTGTGGCCGCTGGCCGCCGCGATTCCGGGCGCCGCCACCGCCCCCGCCCTCATCGTGGTGGGCGCCCTGATGATGGAAGGCGTGCGCCACGTGGACTGGGACGACATCAGCGACGGCCTGCCCGCCTTCCTGACGATCATCGCCATGCCGCTCACCTTTTCCATCGCCAACGGCGTAAGCCTGGGCGTCATCAGCTACGCCGCGATCAAGCTGCTCAGCGGGCGCGGGCGGCAGGTCAGCCCCATCCTGTACGGGGTGGCCGCGCTGCTTCTTGCCCGGTATCTGTGGCTGATGGAGTAA
- a CDS encoding alpha/beta fold hydrolase yields MREQLAARRVPTLIVWGDHDLILPARHLEEARRHHPHARFHLFQDTGHMPQLERALAFNRLALDFLQEVSP; encoded by the coding sequence TTGCGCGAACAGCTCGCGGCGCGGCGGGTGCCCACCCTGATAGTCTGGGGCGACCACGACCTCATCCTGCCCGCGCGGCATCTGGAGGAAGCCCGGCGGCACCACCCCCACGCCCGCTTCCACCTCTTTCAGGACACCGGGCACATGCCGCAACTGGAGCGCGCCCTGGCGTTCAACCGCCTCGCCCTCGACTTCTTGCAGGAGGTTTCCCCTTGA